One region of Alosa sapidissima isolate fAloSap1 chromosome 1, fAloSap1.pri, whole genome shotgun sequence genomic DNA includes:
- the pla2g12a gene encoding group XIIA secretory phospholipase A2 — protein MHSVAAFALAMLLTGVFSSQHDREPKTPDWRMTLKTIRNGIHKIDTYLNAALDLFGGDDGLCHYKCSDGYVPKPRPDYKPPPPNGCGSPLFGFQFDIGIPSMTRCCNRHDRCYDTCGKEKHVCDDQFQQCLETICNNLQKTLGLAQSVQACESAVTLLFDAVMHMGCKPYMDSQRASCICHFEEKMDL, from the exons ATGCACTCTGTTGCCGCCTTCGCGTTAGCAATGCTATTGACTGGTGTGTTTTCATCCCAGCATGACCGCGAGCCTAAAACTCCAGACTGGCGAATGACTCTGAAAACCATACGAAATGGCATTCACAAGATAGACACCTATTTAAATGCAGCTTTGGATCTTTTTGGTGGGGATGACGGACtctgtcattacaaatgcagtGATG gTTATGTACCAAAACCCCGTCCAGATTACAAACCTCCTCCACCTAATGGGTGTGGTTCACCTCTGTTTGGATTTCAG TTTGATATTGGGATCCCATCCATGACGAGGTGCTGTAATCGGCATGACCGATGCTATGACACTTGTGGAAAAGAGAAGCATGTCTGTGACGACCAGTTCCAGCAGTGTCTCGAGACCATTTGCAATAATTTGCAAAAGACCCTAGGACTGGCCCAAAGTGTTCAAG CATGTGAGTCTGCGGTGACTCTCCTGTTTGATGCTGTCATGCATATGGGCTGCAAACCCTATATGGACAGCCAGAGGGCATCATGCATATGTCACTTTGAGGAGAAAATGGATCTGTGA
- the LOC121710099 gene encoding caspase-6-like isoform X2: protein MASPAKDKSGIVEKDSTSSGRIIAGVTETDAFYGGSISLDPAEEYKMDHKKRGLVLIFNQEHFFWRLGMPPRNGTNMDRYNLVKRFEVMNFEVRAFDNLKLEEVWDKIAEAAEDDHTDSDCFVCIFLSHGENDHVFAYDGKICIQDVTALFKGKKCPSLAGKPKIFILQACRGDKHDDPVTPMDVVDHDTKTNKVEVDAGVVYTLPSGADFLMCYSVAEGYYSHRETVNGSWYIQDLCEILKEHGQALEFTELLTLVNRKVSRRSVGRCNDPSAIGKKQVPCFASMLTKKLYFRPKSD, encoded by the exons ATGGCGAGTCCTGCGAAAGATAAATCAG GGATCGTTGAAAAGGACAGTACGTCCAGTGGACGTATCATTGCAGG TGTCACAGAAACGGATGCCTTTTACGGAGG TTCTATCTCGTTGGACCCTGCCGAGGAGTACAAGATGGACCACAAAAAAAGAGGCCTTGTCCTCATCTTTAATCAGGAGCACTTCTTTTGGCGTCTTGGGATGCCTCCAAGGAACGGCACCAATATGGATCGATACAACTTGGTTAAAAG ATTTGAGGTCATGAATTTTGAAGTGAGAGCATTTGATAATCTCAAACTGGAGGAGGTTTGGGACAAGATAGCTGAag CTGCTGAGGATGATCACACGGACTCTGACTGCTTTGTCTGTATTTTCCTGAGTCATGGGGAGAATGATCATGTCTTTGCTTACGATGGGAAGATCTGCATTCAGGATGTAACAGCACTTTTCAAAGGAAAGAAATGCCCAAGCCTGGCTGGGAAGCCCAAGATATTTATCTTGCAG GCGTGCCGTGGGGACAAACACGATGACCCAGTGACCCCCATGGATGTGGTGGACCATGACACTAAGACTAATAAAGTGGAGGTTGACGCTGGGGTTGTTTACACTCTGCCCTCCGGGGCGGACTTCCTCATGTGTTACTCAGTGGCAGAGG GATATTACTCCCACCGTGAGACAGTAAATGGCTCGTGGTACATCCAGGACCTGTGTGAGATCCTGAAGGAGCATGGCCAGGCTCTCGAGTTCACTGAGCTTTTGACACTTGTCAACCGCAAGGTGTCCCGGCGCAGTGTTGGCCGATGTAATGATCCCTCTGCCATTGGAAAGAAGCAGGTGCCCTGTTTTGCCTCAATGCTCACCAAGAAGCTCTACTTCAGGCCTAAGAGTGATTAG
- the LOC121710099 gene encoding caspase-6-like isoform X1 encodes MASPAKDKSGIVEKDSTSSGRIIAGVTQNVTETDAFYGGSISLDPAEEYKMDHKKRGLVLIFNQEHFFWRLGMPPRNGTNMDRYNLVKRFEVMNFEVRAFDNLKLEEVWDKIAEAAEDDHTDSDCFVCIFLSHGENDHVFAYDGKICIQDVTALFKGKKCPSLAGKPKIFILQACRGDKHDDPVTPMDVVDHDTKTNKVEVDAGVVYTLPSGADFLMCYSVAEGYYSHRETVNGSWYIQDLCEILKEHGQALEFTELLTLVNRKVSRRSVGRCNDPSAIGKKQVPCFASMLTKKLYFRPKSD; translated from the exons ATGGCGAGTCCTGCGAAAGATAAATCAG GGATCGTTGAAAAGGACAGTACGTCCAGTGGACGTATCATTGCAG GTGTCACTCAGAATGTCACAGAAACGGATGCCTTTTACGGAGG TTCTATCTCGTTGGACCCTGCCGAGGAGTACAAGATGGACCACAAAAAAAGAGGCCTTGTCCTCATCTTTAATCAGGAGCACTTCTTTTGGCGTCTTGGGATGCCTCCAAGGAACGGCACCAATATGGATCGATACAACTTGGTTAAAAG ATTTGAGGTCATGAATTTTGAAGTGAGAGCATTTGATAATCTCAAACTGGAGGAGGTTTGGGACAAGATAGCTGAag CTGCTGAGGATGATCACACGGACTCTGACTGCTTTGTCTGTATTTTCCTGAGTCATGGGGAGAATGATCATGTCTTTGCTTACGATGGGAAGATCTGCATTCAGGATGTAACAGCACTTTTCAAAGGAAAGAAATGCCCAAGCCTGGCTGGGAAGCCCAAGATATTTATCTTGCAG GCGTGCCGTGGGGACAAACACGATGACCCAGTGACCCCCATGGATGTGGTGGACCATGACACTAAGACTAATAAAGTGGAGGTTGACGCTGGGGTTGTTTACACTCTGCCCTCCGGGGCGGACTTCCTCATGTGTTACTCAGTGGCAGAGG GATATTACTCCCACCGTGAGACAGTAAATGGCTCGTGGTACATCCAGGACCTGTGTGAGATCCTGAAGGAGCATGGCCAGGCTCTCGAGTTCACTGAGCTTTTGACACTTGTCAACCGCAAGGTGTCCCGGCGCAGTGTTGGCCGATGTAATGATCCCTCTGCCATTGGAAAGAAGCAGGTGCCCTGTTTTGCCTCAATGCTCACCAAGAAGCTCTACTTCAGGCCTAAGAGTGATTAG
- the LOC121710094 gene encoding calcium uniporter protein, mitochondrial-like, which translates to MALGLVAKLQAGVIRHALPCSLLKTTTIPVHLTHKAQPRVPLWRCHQVLFCSTVAPSHDVAVQFKHGRPAMAVPLPSRREKCLFYLRPMLMTVSDFIQDLQTEDPGITAAAVLTTEGEKVACTTSIDTLLSKDFKLVINDAVYNVQSSYKELSSHEHALGMKDVKHVVHLLHTALHQPDHHILKERELLEKLDGIKQELSPLEKVKAQLVRNAELRSSRAVWMGMALLSVQGGALAWLTWWVYSWDVMEPVTYFITYTTSIGVFAYYVLTKQDYVYPDAKDRQFLQYFHKGAKKAKFNVDKYNQLKGDLAEVEEDLRRLRNPNQLQLPLDQIQPHN; encoded by the exons ATGGCTTTGGGACTGGTCGCCAAACTACAGGCTGGAGTTATCCGGCACGCGTTACCATGCTCACTGTTGAAAACAACCACTATACCAGTGCACCTGACTCACAAG GCCCAGCCCAGAGTACCTCTGTGGAGATGTCACCAAGTTCTCTTCTGCAGCACTGTGGCGCCCTCCCATG ATGTGGCCGTGCAGTTCAAACACGGGCGCCCTGCGATGGCCGTGCCGCTGCCCTCCAGGAGAGAGAAGTGTCTCTTCTACCTCAGGCCCATGCTCATGACCGTCAGTGACTTCATCCAGGACCTGCAGACTGAGGATCCTGGGATCACGGCAGCCGCTGTGCTTACAACAG AAGGGGAGAAGGTAGCATGTACCACCTCTATTGACACACTCCTCAGTAAAGACTTCAAGCTGGTCATCAATGATGCTGTCTACAATGTGCAGTCTTCATACAAAG AGCTGTCCAGTCATGAGCATGCCTTGGGGATGAAGGACGTGAAGCATGTGGTGCACCTGTTGCACACTGCCCTCCACCAGCCCGACCACCACATCCTGAAGGAGAGGGAACTGCTTGAGAAACTGGACGGCATCAAACAGGAATTGAGCCCACTTGAGAAG GTTAAAGCCCAGTTAGTGCGGAATGCGGAGCTAAGATCCTCACGGGCGGTGTGGATGGGCATGGCTTTGCTGTCGGTGCAGGGCGGCGCTCTGGCCTGGCTCACCTGGTGGGTTTACTCCTGGGACGTCATGGAGCCCGTCACCTATTTCATCACCTACACCACCAGCATTGGGGTGTTTGCATATTACGTCCTCACCAAGCAG GACTATGTGTATCCGGATGCAAAAGACAGACAGTTCCTGCAGTATTTCCACAAGGGTGCCAAGAAAGCTAAATTTAATGTGGACAAATACAATCAGCTGAAGGGTGATTTGGCAGAG GTAGAGGAGGATTTGCGCCGTTTGAGGAACCCAAATCAACTTCAGCTGCCTCTCGACCAGATCCAACCCCACAACTGA